The following coding sequences lie in one Cryptococcus neoformans var. neoformans B-3501A chromosome 2, whole genome shotgun sequence genomic window:
- a CDS encoding hypothetical protein (HMMPfam hit to RRM_1, RNA recognition motif. (a.k.a. RRM, RBD, or RNP domain), score: 77.8, E(): 2.8e-20) produces MQISPVIYINSYPQDLPNSLLLDCLEGCPVKITLPPVVLPDVRLMPDAYYDWMPRSGTLEFNSLADAEKALAIINSHSMLAPRGVWVSPSPPDQPISFPKSVIAERLIRPSKFSSLTQKATQSLPKFAPTPSELYDAIRPWGSLKSVSTWLAGVAPANPTIPDWFAKVEFWYADEAQRFETEFGQTSSLIKGWQVVIWGNTPIPYSDSVLPCFAALAQPPPVISANIFASDSSSLATAFFPVPFSEISHSSFPPIAVPQPLISQPFFPPTPSSISGSPPWATHNPFAYKPRNPPTAPRMMRSRSSPTRLNNNGPDLPLNIGPRRWSLTMGETPDGVFQPTGLVSDDGKIIQHGPGQHIRPAPAFGPGSQSASGLVDYSNIFIKNLDSDINSFYLEETFSQFGRVISARVMRDDHQRSRGYGFVSFYTPEEAACAVKAMNGTQFGRQVLSVTLHEPRKLRPEKIAERVAQGLIHRQAVPPHVARRSSNPVKSRRSFREISIFDRSNDSDPSDDIRLLSPESRKAVLEKRLIARVRVYAKKRSVSEEMIQPIVNSLLPSDLALIPLLHNHTQLDNRIAETLSSIQEVPEVPAAAQRPTESDIDDLRVQIEKIDSDDADNVMRVFMDILKAEDWERGLGNKAEVAIKYGDAKRLLLKERNERQKESSEDISDKDAMTGDPIFETGLSDEQDPTIIPLETITVPLLASLSAKKIIWNLSSSYGSDILLKLGLKAPSDQERNSLLAWRAKIMNKGNVVMRGEMVRMLERHAVVDGLKRSQRIKTLREFVNAEDDDESLCELVLYPALFHAKLECFLSSREFR; encoded by the exons ATGCAGATTTCGCCTGTTATTTATATCAACTCTTATCCACAAGACCTCCCCAATAGCCTACTGCTAGACTGCTTAGAAGGATGCCCCGTTAAAATTACACTTCCACCTGTTGTACTGCCTGACGTCCGCCTCATGCCAGATGCCTATTATGACTGGATGCCCAGATCAG GGACGCTGGAATTTAATTCATTGGCTGATG CTGAGAAGGCACTCGCTATAATCAACAGTCATTCAATGCTCGCTCCTCGAGGCGTATGGGTATCTCCCAGCCCTCCTGACCAACCTATATCATTCCCTAAAAGCGTCATTGCGGAACGTTTAATCCGCCCTTCAAAATTTTCTAGTCTAACACAAAAAGCGACACAATCACTGCCAAAGTTTGCCCCAACACCGTCTGAGCTCTATGACGCCATAAGACCTTGGGGTTCCTTGAAATCTGTCAGCACTTGGCTCGCAGGGGTTGCCCCCGCAAACCCGACGATACCAGACTGGTTTGCAAAAGTCGAGTTTTGGTATGCAGATGAGGCTCAAAGATTTGAAACAGAATTTGGTCAAACGAGCAGTCTAATCAAAGGGTGGCAGGT AGTAATCTGGGGTAATACCCCCATCCCCTATTCTGATAGTGTTTTACCCTGTTTTGCTGCACTCGCTCAACCACCTCCTGTCATTTCCGCAAACATATTTGCTTCTGACTCCTCCTCACTGGCGACAGCTTTTTTTCCTGTACCATTTTCAGAAATCAGtcactcttctttccccccTATCGCCGTCCCACAACCACTTATCTCGCAacctttctttcctcctaCTCCCTCCAGTATCTCCGGCAGTCCTCCCTGGGCAACTCACAACCCATTCGCTTACAAACCTCGTAACCCTCCTACTGCACCACGAATGATGAGAAGCAGATCCAGCCCAACTAGATTGAATAATAACGGGCCAGATTTGCCTCTGAATATCGGGCCACGAAGGTGGAGCTTGACTATGGGAGAAACACCTGATGGAGTGTTTCAGCCCACGGGTCTAGTATCCGATGACGGTAAAATTATACAGCATG GTCCAGGTCAACATATCAGACCTGCCCCAGCTTTTGGCCCAGGTTCACAGAGTGCCTCCGGACTAGTCGATTACAGCAACATCTTCATTAAAAATCTGGATTCCGACATCAACTCGTTCTATCTTGAAGAGACTTTCAGTCAG TTTGGTCGAGTAATCAGTGCTCGTGTGATGCGTGATGACCATCAGCGCAGCAGAGGTTATGGTTTTGTCAGCTTCTACACTCCTGAGGAAG CTGCTTGCGCTGTCAAAGCTATGAATGGGACTCAATTTGGTCGACAGGTCCTTTCTGTAACTCTTCATGAGCCTCGTAAGCTTAGGCCAGAGAAGATTGCCGAGCGCGTTGCGCAAGGTCTCATCCACCGTCAAGCTGTGCCTCCTCATGTTGCGAGGCGATCCTCTAACCCTGTCAAATCTCGTCGATCATTTCGCGAGATTAGTATTTTTGATCGTTCCAACGACTCGGACCCTTCGGATGATATTCGCCTTCTCAGTCCGGAAAGTCGGAAGGCGGTGCTTGAGAAAAGACTCATTGCTCGAGTTCGAGTATATGCAAAGAAGCGGTCGGTTTCAGAAGAAATGATTCAACCTATCGTCAATTCACTCTTACCGTCTGATTTGGCGTTGATCCCTCTGCTGCACAATCATACACAGTTGGATAACAGGATAGCAGAAACGCTTTCTTCCATTCAGGAAGTTCCTGAAGTGCCTGCAGCAGCTCAAAGACCGACCGAAAGCGACATTGACGATCTTCGTGTACAAATAGAAAAGATCGATTCCGATGACGCCGATAACGTAATGCGTGTCTTCATGGACATATTGAAGGCAGAAGATTGGGAAAGGGGACTGGGTAATAAGGCAGAGGTAGCAATTAAATACGGGGACGCGAAACGACTCTTactgaaggagaggaatgaGAGACAAAAGGAGTCCAGTGAGGATATCAGCGACAAAGACGCAATGACCGGTGACCCAATATTTGAAACTGGGCTGTCTGATGAACAAGATCCCACTATAATACCCCTGGAAACAATTACCGTCCCACTGCTCGCTTCCCTTTCGGCGAAAAAGATTATCTGGAATCTATCGTCGTCATATGGCTCTGATATACTGCTGAAATTGGGATTGAAAGCTCCGAGCGATCAAGAAAGAAATAGTTTGTTAGCATGGCGAGCAAAGATTATGAACAAAGGAAACGTCGTCATGAGGGGAGAGATGGTTAGGATGTTGGAGAGGCATGCTGTG GTTGATGGTCTGAAGCGCAGCCAGAGAATCAAAACTCTGCGAGAGTTTGTAAAtgcagaggatgatgatgagtcTTTATGTGAATT AGTGCTTTATCCGGCCCTGTTCCATGCCAAATTAGAGTGTTTCCTTAGTTCTCGTGAATTTCGATAA
- a CDS encoding hypothetical protein (HMMPfam hit to PH, PH domain, score: 41.8, E(): 1.9e-09) yields MPLFFQRSRRASEAPPALHPPDPQVHKRLSIDATSNTDHNPPFSSMNSTKLKTLLGAGPGSGSQSGTPKKERMKKKLTTPSMFFRRNSSSSPEPPRQSSTSLDQGSHGLPGSAPVATRPGNELAMADYRDSAQKLSTKPVNAGYFPSATVVPDNFILSHTVSPETSSPLSQESVSPNARTRPLSRTWQPSYPLVLPDEGYAEVPPNELVPLTTGPDIVSATNDENAKRRSTDAQMLDSRPTTKQQEMVVVPPEPQLPTPPLSGRVSPETGSQNEVDTSQRRPSLALNISDEVLTPKALQPVSREQGNIKTSVAGADSQMLSGNVHPPKTHSQDILAIAPYPITHHTASSIPSISAPPATPSSTMSSSSSPVRMSHPGLSVRKTTVIHSPPMPQPIRNLPTLTNLASLAGDTSSPTPTATPGWGELAKEGGPKTPGGGIMRSPITMMNGARTPALGSFTLNLPPGKAKKTPMTEQELRKARRAMPVMLRQPSTVPSNEDDEGGDAGDDDDEEESEDGVGSDGDSDNDSEAETTRNPSTVDSSLMGFAGRLARKTRTGSSSQVGEMAKSAVTEEGANGKSVWSLSTPCEKSESTSWAQFSNEGTPVQDVVPTVIVDTGNAQPTAGAAAAIARATLERGQPSNPSTLTTTSRCSSGYFDSQPSSSGPSAMPSPLPRLDKGKGKDAAVDSGLAASVTAPRVEDEEERSVLEEESEVEEDARREELGASSEDTSEVSTEGGTPSVEANDTVESTVQPPPSQQAPQRPSLYTQTSISMINLPPKPQDSGDSTAGRMLVKPKLETVKSGEQMPFRISLPPQQEPTGPGGILSPQEWAKPPPTPAAGLNGFNLSVAGKDKQKELKRRRSADDLVAPPPKYEPPFPGTFIPKPRDEEGREKLPKYWCSVHIEGMLQRKMEFTGEKDLGTGPDGKKKVEKIQARDRSWKRYYFILHGTALLVYKFDPHRFPLKTDAPVPTIDDEDADEFLHVHPAPERRRRASSSSAIGPGNKRSSISADPGRRGSVDTTNSMTWRGTGDSTSPISIPIPGRRTSESNNTLGSGSYRRSSLSIVHNAENGDDVKDAALFNSQRRASTSGTNAAYPSSSYGSTNTPLSSHFQHNALVKQYSLNKTESGLAADYHKRKNVVRVRADGEQFLLQTESARDMVDWVEAFQAATNVAKDLDERPMPKIITLPRRRRRRNPAQQAAAAAVSNPANAAASGAINPREATMVQQALVAADEAERERERMLREDQEAAAT; encoded by the exons ATGCCCCTATTCTTCCAACGCTCTCGGCGGGCTTCCGAAGCCCCTCCTGCGCTCCATCCTCCGGATCCCCAGGTCCACAAGCGGCTCTCCATAGATGCGACGTCCAACACAGATCACAACCCGCCATTTTCAAGCATGAACAGTACAAAACTCAAGACGCTGCTGGGAGCTGGTCCTGGGAGTGGTAGCCAGTCTGGGACGccgaaaaaagaaaggatgaaaaagaaattGACTACCCCATCAATGTTTTTCCGCCGTAATTCTAGCTCTTCTCCCGAGCCTCCCAGGCAATCTTCGACGTCACTCGACCAGGGGAGCCATGGGTTACCCGGATCTGCGCCTGTTGCCACAAGACCTGGAAACGAACTTGCCATGGCCGATTATCGGGATTCTGCGCAAAAATTGTCCACCAAGCCAGTCAACGCTGGGTATTTCCCATCAGCCACTGTCGTCCCTGATAACTTTATCCTTTCGCACACTGTTTCACCTGAaacatcctctccattgTCGCAAGAGTCAGTCAGTCCCAATGCGCGAACTCGCCCTTTATCGCGGACTTGGCAGCCGTCGTACCCTCTGGTGCTTCCGGATGAAGGATATGCGGAAGTTCCCCCCAATGAACTAGTACCATTGACTACTGGCCCTGATATCGTTAGCGCGACGAATGACGAAAATGCAAAGCGTCGATCAACAGATGCGCAAATGTTGGACAGTCGGCCAACTACAAAGCAGCAAGAAATGGTGGTGGTCCCCCCCGAACCGCAGCTTCCCACGCCACCGTTGAGCGGTAGAGTATCGCCCGAGACTGGATCACAAAATGAGGTGGACACAAGCCAGAGACGGCCGTCCTTGGCCCTCAATATCTCTGACGAAGTTTTGACGCCGAAGGCTCTGCAGCCTGTGTCCCGTGAGCAGGGGAATATCAAGACATCTGTGGCTGGCGCCGACAGCCAGATGCTCTCTGGAAACGTCCATCCGCCAAAGACGCACAGCCAAGATATTCTCGCGATCGCACCATATCCAATCACCCATCACACTGCCTCTTCGATTCCCTCCATATCTGCCCCCCCCGCCACGCCTTCCTCAACCatgtcatcttcatcctcgcctGTCCGTATGTCTCACCCAGGTCTATCCGTTCGCAAAACTACTGTCATTCACTCTCCCCCTATGCCCCAGCCCATCAGGAACCTGCCAACTCTAACCAATCTTGCAAGCTTAGCGGGTGACACCTCCAGTCCGACTCCAACAGCAACACCAGGTTGGGGGGAGTtggcaaaggaaggaggacCTAAAACGCCAGGAGGTGGAATCATGAGATCACCGATAACAATGATGAACGGAGCAAGAACGCCAGCTTTAGGTTCATTTACATTGAATTTACCCCCAGgaaaggcgaagaagacacCAATGACCGAGCAGGAATTGAGAAAGGCCAGGAGGGCGATG CCTGTGATGCTTCGCCAACCGTCAACAGTACCCTCaaatgaggatgacgaaggtggagatgccggagacgatgacgacgaggaagaatcTGAGGATGGCGTAGGCTCTGATGGTGATTCCGATAATGATAGCGAGGCGGAAACCACAAGGAATCCTTCGACAGTAGACTCAAGTCTCATGGGTTTTGCTGGGAGATTGGCCAGGAAAACTAGGACAGGTTCTTCAAGTCAAGTTGGAGAGATGGCGAAGAGTGCAGTAacggaagaaggtg CCAATGGCAAATCAGTGTGGTCACTGAGTACACCTTGCGAAAAAAGCGAATCCACTTCTTGGGCACAGTTCAGTAATGAAGGTACTCCTGTACAAGATGTTGTGCCGACGGTTATCGTTGATACTGGCAATGCGCAACCTACAGCTGGAGCCGCAGCTGCTATTGCGAGAGCCACTCTGGAGAGAGGCCAACCATCTAATCCGAGCACGCTTACCACAACATCGAGATGCTCCTCTGGATACTTTGATAGCCAGCCGTCGTCTTCTGGTCCCAGTGCTATGCCATCGCCGCTACCTCGATTGGATaaaggaaagggcaaggatgcGGCTGTGGACTCGGGCTTGGCAGCATCAGTGACGGCGCCAAGAgtggaggacgaagaggaaaggagtgttttggaggaggaaagcgaggttgaggaagacgcGCGGAGAGAAGAGCTTGGAGCCAGCAGCGAGGATACTAGTGAGGTTTCTACTGAAGGTGGAACGCCATCAGTAGAAGCAAATGACACTGTCGAATCTACCGTTCAACCCCCGCCTTCTCAACAAGCCCCCCAACGTCCCTCTCTTTACACTCAGACTTCCATCTCAATGATTAACCTTCCACCCAAACCTCAGGATAGCGGAGACAGTACTGCAGGTCGAATGCTCGTCAAACCAAAGTTGGAAACAGTCAAATCCGGTGAACAAATGCCCTTCCGTATCTCTTTGCCACCTCAACAAGAGCCTACTGGGCCAGGTGGTATTCTGAGCCCCCAAGAATGGGCCAAACCGCCTCCCACTCCTGCGGCTGGATTGAATGGCTTCAATCTCTCAGTTGCCGGAAAGGATAAACAAAAAgagttgaagagaagaaggtcggCAGATGATTTAGTGGCGCCACCACCAAAATATGAGCCACCATTCCCCGGGACATTTATTCCAAAACCAAGGGACGAAGAGGGGAGGGAAAAGCTGCCAAAATACTGGTGCTCG GTCCATATCGAAGGCATGCTGCAACGGAAAATGGAGTTCACCGGAGAGAAGGACCTGGGAACCGGACCTGacggcaagaagaaagtTGAGAAGATCCAAGCTCGAGACCGAAGCTGGAAACGCTATTATTTCATTCTGCACGGTACTGCGCTCTTGGTGTACAAATTTGATCCTCACAGATTCCCATTGAAGACCGATGCGCCTGTCCCCACTattgacgatgaagatgcgGACGAGTTTTTGCATGTACATCCAGCGCctgagagaaggagaagggcaTCGTCGAGCAGTGCGATCGGTCCTGGTAACAAGAGGAGCTCAATCTCAGCCGATCCGGGTCGAAGGGGTTCAGTGGATACCACAAACTCTATGACGTGGCGTGGAACTGGTGATTCTACCTCCCCAATCAGTATTCCCATACCGGGGCGCCGAACATCCGAATCTAACAACACTCTTGGTTCAGGCAGTTATCGGCGAAGCTCTTTGTCGATAGTGCATAATGCCGAAAATGGGGATGACGTCAAGGATGCCGCCCTTTTCAACAGTCAGCGACGTGCTTCCACCTCTGGGACAAACGCCGCCTATCCATCGAGCAGCTACGGGTCGACCAATACCCCCTTATCTAGTCACTTTCAGCACAATGCTTTGGTAAAACAGTATTCGCTGAACAAGACGGAGAGCGGCTTGGCTGCCGACTATcacaagaggaagaacgtGGTTCGTGTCAGGGCAGATGGCGAACAATTCCTGCTGCAGACGGAGAGTGCAAGGGATATGGTCGACTGGGTCGAG GCGTTCCAAGCTGCTACAAACGTTGCCAAGGATCTTGATGAACGACCTATGCCAAAGATAATAACCCTTCCTCGTCGACGACGAAGACGTAATCCAGCTCAGCAGgctgccgctgccgccGTTTCCAATCCGGCCAATGCCGCCGCGTCGGGTGCGATCAATCCTAGAGAGGCGACAATGGTGCAGCAAGCGCTTGTCGCGGCGGATGAAgcggagagggagagggaaaggatgTTGAGGGAAGATCAGGAAGCGGCCGCAACGTAA
- a CDS encoding hypothetical protein (HMMPfam hit to TPR, TPR Domain, score: 97.1, E(): 4.4e-26) has protein sequence MSAFLSGASVQCGPTSALKNVSDRINVDRSLQQDRLAYTSNASGSSSKQPFRAQLAQLPVNQSPKQVPGPPSTFDLSSLRQQLSPVPSTSHASDWASDFVPLTGPTASKYTRSVASTKSGWQEEFSQHVAAAPPLGTTRSQKPLYNAGLAPWEVPETQYQLQRPALMRPSFRSHDIPISEASLTFPRPDIHAAAPVSKYEEQIGQPTGSETLPLDESQQLLARTARSFVSNLETQSDILSANPKFAQSKFLSLLRGLGDEQVVVKEGQEVKGEEVGEGATFVERNIVGNNWAEGFAKQKEKSIPQEAPTLAEAEYLERRSPYPPGQKEYPALNSWVPALPTHTLVPPQTAPQAARLAANNGALWDQQYHDQEALIQSSESPAPEPRKNVHFDEHPASRERSGVPSTLEEAISSPGNIPGAGWGWNEQGLTHDFDEDVFEEFNGQLRRAQESLEGGVGKQESWDRLQSDWEEFQRTEPGVAHFRGMGTGDQSERYMFQSRNPYSTDEEELYFEVSRDSPTLKGILELESEVQKDSTSHEAWYALGLKQQENEREDQAILALSKVIQLNPQYRPAYLALAVSYTNEGENEAACTMLEDWIRLKDSKNTTGADGQKGKDRNKLIESLIEIARQTPHEIDADVQVALGVLFNMSGGQDYSKAEDCFLAALEARPEDWLLYNRLGATLANSGRSSEAVQYYHQALRLHPGFVRALFNLGIAYMNLGEYQTAAQSILDALRLQHSEASEAYAYGQNGGGAKGVTSETLWNSLKGACFYMNRQDLVKIVEKRDLSGLPLKFVDEEL, from the exons ATGTCTGCTTTCCTATCGGGCGCTTCGGTCCAGTGTGGACCTACATCTGCTCTCAAAAACGTCTCAGACAGGATCAACGTTGACCGTTCTCTACAACAG GATCGACTAGCCTACACCTCGAATGCCTCTggatcatcatcaaag CAGCCATTCAGAGCTCAACTTGCTCAGCTGCCAGTCAACCAGTCCCCGAAGCAAGTTCCAGGACCTCCATCAACTTTTGACCTCTCTTCACTGAGGCAACAGCTTTCTCCTGTTCCATCAACTTCTCATGCCTCAGATTGGGCCAGCGATTTCGTCCCTCTGACAGGACCGACAGCATCGAAATACACCCGTTCTGTAGCTTCCACAAAGAGCGGTTGGCAGGAAGAGTTTAGCCAGCATGTTGCAGCCGCGCCTCCACTTGGAACCACAAGATCTCAGAAACCCCTATATAATGCTGGTCTTGCACCATGGGAGGTTCCAGAAACTCAATATCAACTTCAGCGCCCGGCATTGATGCGACCAAGCTTTCGGTCGCATGACATTCCGATTTCAGAAGCAAGCCTGACATTTCCTCGACCTGATATCCATGCAGCGGCTCCCGTTAGTAAATATGAAGAGCAAATTGGTCAACCAACCGGATCAGAAACTCTGCCTCTTGATGAATCTCAACAATTACTAGCTCGGACGGCCCGGTCCTTTGTAAGTAATCTGGAGACCCAGTCAGACATTTTATCTGCCAATCCCAAATTTGCACAAAGTAAATTCTTGTCTCTTCTGAGAGGCTTAGGTGACGAACAGGTTGTGGTcaaagaagggcaagaggtAAAAGGTGAGGAGGTGGGTGAGGGTGCGACATTCGTTGAGCGGAACATTGTTGGAAACAATTGGGCGGAAGGTTTTGCCAAGCAAAAAGAGAAATCAATACCGCAAGAAGCCCCCACCTTGGCTGAAGCTGAATACCTCGAACGAAGATCGCCTTATCCTCCAGGTCAAAAAGAGTATCCAGCCCTGAATTCTTGGGTTCCGGCTTTGCCAACGCACACATTGGTTCCTCCCCAGACAGCTCCTCAAGCTGCCCGACTAGCCGCGAATAATGGTGCTTTGTGGGATCAACAGTATCATGATCAAGAAGCCCTCATACAATCTTCGGAATCGCCCGCACCCGAGCCAAGAAAGAATGTCCACTTTGACGAACACCCCGCTTCTCGAGAAAGGAGTGGTGTACCCAGCACTCTCGAGGAAGCCATTTCGTCTCCTGGCAACATCCCCGGCGCAGGTTGGGGTTGGAATGAACAAGGGCTAACTCACGActttgatgaagatgttttTGAAGAGTTCAATGGTCAACTCAGACGGGCCCAAGAAAGTTTGGAAGGCGGAGTGGGGAAGCAAGAAAGTTGGGATAGGCTGCAAAGTGATTGGGAGGAATTTCAAAGGACAGAACCTGGCGTTGCACATTTCAGAGGCATGGGGACTGGCGACCAGTCAGAAAGATACATGTTCCAAAGTCGAAACCCTTATTCGaccgatgaagaggagctaTATTTCGAAGTGTCTAGAGACTCACCTACCTTAAAA GGTATACTTGAGCTTGAATCTGAAGTACAGAAAGATTCTACCTCACATGAAGCATGGTATGCCCTCGGCCTCAAGCAACAAGAGAATGAGCGCGAAGACCAAGCTATCTTGGCCCTATCCAAAGTCATTCAACTGAATCCGCAGTATCGGCCAGCGTATCTTGCCCTCGCTGTCAGCTATACAAATGAAGGGGAAAATGAGGCCGCGTGCACCATGCTGGAGGATTGGATTAGACTGAAGGACAGCAAAAATACAACCGGCGCTGATGgacaaaaaggaaaagacagAAACAAACTCATTGAGAGTTTAATAGAAATTGCGAGGCAAACGCCGCACGAGATTGATGCTGATGTTCAGGTTGCACTCGGGGTGCTGTTCAATATGAGTGGGGGCCAG GATTATTCCAAAGCTGAGGATTGCTTTTTGGCGGCCTTGGAGGCCCGGCCTGAA GATTGGTTGTTGTACAACCGTCTCGGTGCAACACTTGCGAACAGCGGAAGATCCAGCGAAGCTGTACAGTACTACCATCAAGCTCTGAGGTTGCATCCCGGTTTTGTCCGAGCTTT GTTCAATCTTGGCATCGCATACATGAATCTCGGTGAATATCAAACTGCCGCCCAATCAATCCTCGACGCCCTGAGGCTCCAGCACTCTGAGGCAAGTGAAGCCTATGCATACGGCCAGAATGGTGGAGGTGCAAAAGGTGTTACGAGCGAGACGCTATGGAATAGTCTAAAAGGCGCCTGCTTCTA TATGAATCGACAGGACCTTGTAAAAATCGTAGAAAAGAGAGATTTATCTG GTCTGCCATTGAAATTTGTAGATGAAGAGCTCTAG
- a CDS encoding hypothetical protein (HMMPfam hit to PQ-loop, PQ loop repeat, score: 78.8, E(): 1.4e-20) codes for MKENHAAENALGTIGAILWMIQILPQIIKSHREKTTKGLSASLMFIWALASLFLGAYIVAQKLSIPLQIQPQAFGVLAAVSWCQCLHYDRGYSLKSVWAIFFGFCCIFAGFETGSVYALWAGQRNGSEWPILMYGYISAVLLAVALLPQYWEIYKYREVIGISVLFMVVDILGGVFSFLSLFFREDLDIAAFVSYALVVILDSIVVILYFILNPIAKRRRAREAEKQQSDSEAGIEGASTTPMPTAPTLVGHGLMVDKEVQDDGDRGRDIACVDSEKEQPRLDDKEEPKAAGGGIKSTQTYNVRA; via the exons ATGAAAGAGAACCACGCCGCCGAGAATGCTTTGGGGACCATTGGTGCGATCTTGTGGATGATTCAAATCCTTCCACAAATCATCAAATCACATCGCGAGAAGACGACCAAGGGGTTATCAGCTTCACTCATGTT cataTGGGCTTTGGCATCTTTGTTCCTTGGTGCTTACATCGTGGCTCAGAAACTATCTATCCCATTGCAGATCCAGCCACAGGCCTTTGGAGTGCTAGCCGCCGTCTCTTGGTGTCAGTGTCTGCATTATGACAGAGGCTACTCTCTCAAATCCGTGTGGGCGATATTCTTCGGCTTTTGTTGTATTTTCGCCGGGTTCGAGACCGGTAGTGTGTATGCGCTCTGG GCGGGGCAACGAAATGGATCAGAGTGGCCAATCTTGATGTATGGATATATCTCTGCCGTCCTTTTGGCTGTTGCGCTACT ACCACAATATTGGGAGATCTACAAATATCGTGAAGTCATTGGCATTTCTGTACTTTTCATGGTTGTCGATATTCTGGGAGgtgttttttcttttctgaGCCTGTTTTTCCGGGAAGACCTTGATATCGCTGCTTTC GTGTCTTACGCTCTTGTCGTCATACTCGACAGCATTGTAGTTATTCTCTACTTTATTCTCAACCCCATTGCCAAGCGACGCCGTGCTAGGGAAGCTGAGAAGCAGCAATCAGACAGCGAAGCGGGAATTGAGGGTGCATCGACCACTCCCATGCCAACAGCTCCCACTTTGGTCGGTCATGGTCTCATGGTAGACAAGGAGGTCCAAGATGATGGTGACAGGGGACGGGATATTGCATGCGTGGATTCAGAAAAGGAACAACCTAGGTTGGACGATAAGGAGGAACCGAAGGCTGCCGGAGGTGGAATTAAAAGTACGCAGACCTATAACGTGAGGGcatga
- a CDS encoding hypothetical protein (Match to ESTs gb|CF190099.1|CF190099, gb|CF184256.1|CF184256, gb|CF184166.1|CF184166; HMMPfam hit to RNA_pol_L, RNA polymerase Rpb3/Rpb11 dimerisation domain, score: 61.8, E(): 1.9e-15) — protein MNQPNRIDSWLLQDDEKPLTITEDPKLPNASTIVIRRQDHTLGNMLRAQLMLDPTVLFAGYKVPHPLENDILLKIQTDERSNPAEALKRACHELIRQTVHIKAQFQQQAKNIEMGMGPEQGVAPDAAGANGAYDPYGDGFGREGNVVVGGAVRDQGQDVYDF, from the exons ATGAATCAGCCTAATAGGATTGACTCATGGTTGTtacaagatgatgagaaacC ATTAACGATCACGGAGGACCCCAAACTGCCCAACGCCTCCACTATAGTCATACGACGACAGGATCATACATTGGGAAACATGCTCAGAGC ACAATTAATGCTCGACCCTACTGTTCTCTTCGCGGGCTACAAAGTTCCTCACCCTCTTGAAAACGACATTCTTCTCAAAATCCAGACCGACGAGCGGTCAAATCCTGCAGAGGCTCTCAAACGTGCTTGTCATGAACTGATCCGGCAAACCGTACACATCAAAGCTCAATTCCAACAGCAAGCAAAGAACATCGAGATGGGTATGGGTCCCGAACAAGGAGTCGCTCCAGATGCAGCAGGTGCGAATGGGGCGTACGATCCGTATGGGGATGGGTTCGGGAGGGAGGGCAATGTGGTCGTCGGCGGTGCAGTGAGGGACCAGGGGCAGGATGTATACGACTTTTAG